In Silene latifolia isolate original U9 population chromosome X, ASM4854445v1, whole genome shotgun sequence, the following proteins share a genomic window:
- the LOC141623857 gene encoding uncharacterized protein LOC141623857 has product MDYRRFTPVVDDEAKLKDKHRALLQDYFALQKECVSKKRKLKESRERKMTLFHEIRFLKRRRNLLLKNQMKNSEQRESVKVHKTDAKYNAESSRRYMNANASTSTSGQPFQNHRPPMIPNRNPVSSGKEVAASAPLNSGKRMKNLLTNGKRAEKRKISWQDQLALKV; this is encoded by the exons ATGGATTATCGTAGATTCACTcctgttgttgatgatgaggctAAACTTAAGGACAAGCATCGGGCTCTTTTACAAGATTATTTTGCCTTGCAAAAG GAATGTGTTTCCAAGAAGAGAAAGCTCAAGGAATCAAGGGAACGGAAAATGACCCTTTTCCatgaaataag ATTTCTGAAGCGGAGACGCAATTTACTTCTGAAGAATCAAATGAAAAACTCAGAACAGCGAGAAAGTGTTAAAGTACATAAAACAGATGCAAAATATAATGCGGAATCAAGTCGAAGATACATGAATGCTAACGCTAGTACTAGTACTAGTGGACAACCATTCCAAAATCATCGTCCTCCCATGATCCCTAACCGGAATCCG GTTAGCAGTGGTAAAGAAGTGGCGGCTTCTGCGCCATTAAATTCAGGAAAGAGGATGAAGAATTTGCTTACAAATGGTAAACGAGCAGAGAAAAGGAAAATTTCTTGGCAAGACCAGCTCGCCTTGAAGGTCTAA
- the LOC141619759 gene encoding uncharacterized protein LOC141619759, producing the protein MDSEGTEIQATIAKRLFFKYKSLVRDVIPDRPIEFASFNDILLNNLDARYLVDIIGKLHAKGPIEKTSKDKRTMLIELIDCEDQKLILTLWEKLADQMASSTAEFDKSEHRPIVIIRYAKKDRIIGLKSSSSSSTNLTSYRESVANELLDLPARRTIDEIREIQEAGYFVTLATIIAVDTKFKWYIESCKKCKSTMELEDKDKWLCTGKCEGYAKFVILMHKVRVKVADHTGNATFILFDTQATDLIKQSAKQLRDNQLKDGDQNAHPSELDVLLNRRFIFKVKVDEKYNLTKCWKLYGVNKLFEDKDLILKYLETCTTSQKDCLEVNS; encoded by the exons ATGGACTCAGAG GGTACCGAAATTCAAGCTACAATAGCCAAGAGACTATTTTTCAAATACAAGTCATTGGTGAGAGATG TTATTCCTGATCGTCCCATTGAGTTTGCATCATTCAATGACATATTACTCAATAATCTAGATGCAAGATACTTAGTTG ATATTATTGGCAAACTTCATGCTAAAGGTCCAATAGAGAAGACTTCCAAAGATAAACGTACTATGTTGATTGAATTAATTGACTGCGA GGATCAAAAACTAATTCTGACACTTTGGGAAAAATTAGCTGACCAGATGGCAAGCTCCACAGCTGAGTTTGACAAATCTGAACACCGTCCTATTGTTATAATCCGATATGCCAAG AAAGATAGAATTATTGGTTTGAAATCTTCATCGTCGAGCTCAACAAATCTTACAAGCTACCGTGAATCAGTTGCCAATGAACTTCTAGATTTACCTGCTAGACGTACAATTGATGAAATTAGAGAGATCCAAGAG GCAGGATATTTTGTTACCTTGGCCACCATAATAGCAGTTGACACAAAATTTAAATGGTACATTGAGAGCTGCAAAAAGTGTAAATCGACAATGGAGTTAGAGGATAAAGATAAATGGTTATGTACTGGCAAATGTGAAGGATATGCTaaatttgtcattctcat GCATAAAGTCAGAGTCAAAGTTGCCGATCATACCGGAAATGCAACTTTTATACTATTTGATACTCAAGCTACTGATTTGATCAAGCAATCAGCAAAGCAACTACGAGATAACCAACTTAAG GATGGGGATCAAAATGCGCATCCAAGTGAACTTGATGTATTGCTTAATAGAAGATTCATATTCAAAGTCAAGGTTGATGAAAAGTATAACCTTACCAAATGTTGGAAATTATATGGTGTCAATAAGCTTTTTGAGGACAAGGATCTAATCCTGAAATACCTTGAAACATGCACAACATCACAG AAAGACTGCTTGGAAGTGAATTCTTGA